Proteins from one Corticium candelabrum chromosome 4, ooCorCand1.1, whole genome shotgun sequence genomic window:
- the LOC134179188 gene encoding ribonuclease P protein subunit p40-like, giving the protein MAAYFKPPKSHLVFESFHGTDKLSAYISEHTFNHAVNIFLPGQARIPRELLEVSPGKDCFYVAELPVSTFIQPHFIHSTLKQGSFFALSHTHHIDTDDCVAVFPQGLLVLSVTKDTYEQLGIVGRSSEFQQGAKFIVEIDLLADSFQPGRKQYERVQWCLTDRLSLTMPFLMAFIPRGSSATSSIPVLQDMPHKELTNKETLNTLTNIQIPSLSYMSPQISLDHSSNEYCSAIDLFEWLGAISCNIDCDSGQPDGFVSAYSCPMPNRVVPLSCNIGWRGVITPQRILQLINILSKCEDALISWCVISVWGFADCPFSWGQQEHGYYMAGENHYTCVLFPQSNQWFFTALGTHDKVR; this is encoded by the exons ATGGCCGCGTACTTCAAGCCACCAAAATCTCATCTTGTCTTTGAATCTTTTCATGGCACTGATAAGCTGTCTGCTTATATCTCTGAGCATACATTTAATCACGCG GTGAATATTTTTCTTCCTGGTCAAGCGAGGATACCTCGAGAGTTACTTGAAGTTAGTCCTGGTAAAGATTGCTTTTACGTGGCTGAGCTGCCCGTATCAACGTTTATTCAGCCTCACTTCATTCATTCGACACTGAAacaag GTTCGTTCTTTGCTTTATCTCATACTCATCATATAGACACAGATGACTGCGTTGCAGTATTTCCACAAG GTTTGTTAGTTTTGTCAGTTACGAAGGATACATATGAGCAGTTGGGCATTGTTGGGCGATCTTCTGAATTTCAGCAAGGAGCAAAATTTA TAGTGGAAATTGATCTTTTGGCTGATTCATTTCAACCAGGAAGGAAGCAATATGAAAGAGTGCAATGGTGtcttacagacagactatcATTGACTATGCCATTCCTTATGGCATTTATTCCACGTG GTTCTAGTGCAACGTCTTCAATTCCAGTACTACAAGACATGCCACACAAAGAGCTTACAAACAAAGAGACTTTAAACACTCTCACTAACATTCAAATTCCAAGCTTATCATATATGTCACCTCAGATTTCTCTTGATCACAGTAGCAATGAATACTGTTCAGCCATCGATCTGTTTGAATGGCTCGGAGCCATCTCATGCAACATTGATTG TGATTCTGGTCAACCAGATGGCTTTGTGTCAGCATATTCCTGTCCAATGCCCAACAGAGTTGTGCCGTTGTCATGCAATATTGGATGGCGTGGAGTCATTACACCACAACGGATATTACAGTTAATCAACATTCTCAG TAAATGTGAGGATGCTTTGATTTCATGGTGTGTGATCAGTGTGTGGGGATTTGCTGATTGTCCTTTCAGTTGGGGTCAACAGGAACATGGTTACTATATGGCAGGAGAAAATCACTATACATGTGTATTATTTCCTCAAAGCAACCAATGGTTCTTTACAGCTCTTGGAACGCATGACAAGGTCAGATAG
- the LOC134179189 gene encoding centromere protein N-like: MNLDAVGVVLRKFKKTEFPTLLERWSFAEYLRDTDVSGSKQKTVKLLAEACLENNIEEEDLAEADLIHRQLHVDSKRWTAFRIINKTGSARDEAQLNIPEVLEDKLNTQLLQFYDNSVCAVCLKDSVWLRVAILEGMPSVYYLIYHPHSSLLLATNIKRIHQQFVFYSFLRVVCGSKLKELKLQGKQAQSLADLVLHRRSQGRFSSLRFNQKDSGVLVRRKRRKRPIRVVHPYIVKEDEDIDKKRSKFVKETFGDNRLPVVDTVNFKVESRLLPNNHCGYCGPLSSHFQFQGSSVLNGIQALVEEGLTDTPLPPFLSELHTSAQSYFVIREKKRVEDTR, encoded by the exons ATGAATCTGGACGCTGTCGGAGTTGTTCTACGTAAATTTAAGAAAACTGAGTTTCCTACGCTCTTGGAGAGATGGAGTTTTGCAGAATATTTGAGAGATACTGATGTTTCTGGCTCTAAACAGAAAACTGTCAAACTTCTCGCTGAAGCTTGTCTG GAAAACAATATAGAAGAAGAAGACCTAGCAGAAGCAGATTTGATTC ATAGGCAGCTTCATGTCGACAGTAAGAGATGGACAGCGTTCAgaataataaacaaaactg GCAGTGCTCGAGACGAAGCTCAGCTAAACATTCCAGAAGTATTGGAAGATAAACTGAATACTCAGCTCTTACAGTTCTACGACAAT tctgtctgtgcagTTTGTTTGAAGGACAGTGTGTGGCTACGTGTTGCCATTTTGGAAGGTATGCCATCAGTTTATTATCTCATCTACCACCCGCACTCTTCACTGCTGCTggcaacaaacatcaaacgGATACACCAGCAGTTTGTTTTTTAT TCGTTTCTTCGAGTTGTTTGCGGTTCAAAGTTGAAAGAGCTGAAGTTGCAAGGGAAACAGGCTCAATCACTGGCAGATCTTGTGTTGCATAGACGGAGCCAG GGAAGGTTTTCATCTCTTAGATTTAATCAGAAAGACAGTGGTGTCCTTGTTCGTCGCAAGAGACGAAAACGACCAA TCCGTGTTGTACACCCATACATAGTGAAGGAAGATGAAGACATTGATAAGAAGAGGTCAAAGTTTGTAAAGGAAACTTTTGGTGACAACAGGCTTCCAGTGGTAGACACAGTCAACTtcaag GTTGAAAGTCGCCTTTTGCCGAATAACCATTGTGGCTATTGTGGTCCATTGTCGTCCCATTTTCAGTTCCAAGGCTCCAGTGTATTGAACGGTATTCAAGCACTGGTAGAGGAAGGCTTAACGGACACTCCCTTACCACCCTTTCTATCAGAGCTGCACACATCAGCACAGAGCTACTTTGTTATTCGAGAGAAGAAACGTGTAGAAGACACAAGATGA